TGCAGTGGGCGCAAGAACCCGCCGGGTCTGGAGCGGCACCTCGGCGGGCTGACCACCCAGGGCTCGGCAGAGGTCCTCCAGCGTAGCGCCCATCTCGTCTCTCTTGGCCAGGAGGCGGGACGGATCGGGGTTGTAGTCCTTGAAGCTGCGGACGACCGTGTCGTCAATCGCCAGCAGCGCCCGGGCTCGCGGCAAGAGGTCGGCAGCCACACCATGCTCTTCCGCTAGCCGCACACACTCGCGCAGGAGCCACAGGTACTCGTAGTCCTCGGCGCCGTCGCGGATTGCCTCCCAGCGGATCGAGTCGACGACTCCGCCGTCAGAACCGGGGTACACCAGGTGCCCGTCACCGTTCGCACCGGGATACAGACCGGCAGTCTCCCAGGCTCGGTCTGAGCGGTAGTTGATGGACCAGTAGAGGATGCCGTCGAGGTTGTGCTTCCAGCTCATCCACCACAACACCCGGCAGTCCAGAGCCGGGTAGTCGACCCAGTAGTTCGGGAAGGGGTGCCGGGTGCTGTAGGCGACATACCACCAGACTTCGCGTCCCTTGGCCTGCTCCTGAGCGGCTCCGTCAGGGTTGAAGGAGTAGACCTCCGGGCACCAGATGTCCACGCCCGTCAGGCCCTTCGCACCAGCGCCGCGAGCCGTCATCATGTTCGCGAGCCCCGGTGCCCCGCGGTGCACCTCGCCCAGAATCGTGTTCAGGGTCGCGAAGTACTCGGGCTCCGGCTCGTCGGCCATGTAGGTGTAGGCCATGGGAAGCAGACCGCGCTCACGTAGATGCTTCTCCCAGCCGGCAGCCACAGCAGCAGTCCCCGACTCGCGGAGTCTGCGCAGGGCCTGCCCGACCTCCTGCCGGTAGCCGGTGGAAGGCACACCCACAGCAAAGGCAGACAGTCCCTGGCGCTGATAGCGGTCGACGTATTCGTCGAAGGCCCCGAAGTCCATCGAAGCAGGCTTGTTGCCGGCCTCCCACACCGAGACGTGGGCAGTCGGCCAGTCCTGCAGCCACTCTCCGGGTCGCGCTTCGTTGCGGAAGACCAGTCGCACCGACCCGGCCTCTCCCTGCGAGACCTCGCTACCCGCACCGCCATACCACTGCGAGGCTTGGGGTGCGATTCGCAGCGCACCAGTGGCACCCACGGCGCGGAAGTCCTTCACCTCGAGGGTCACGTCGGCGGGGTCAGTGAGCTGCAACCCAAGGGACTGGATCGCCTCGCGGCCCGCGGGCAGGTCCACGACGAACTCCTGCCATGCCTCGCCGGCTGACAGCGGCCCATACAGAACCTGCGGCGCCTTCTCGCTGCCGACGATCAGCCGGACCTTGACGCTCTTCGTCCCTGACGTGACCCGGACCGAGAAGGCCAGGCGATCATAGGCGGACAGGTCGAACCTCGGCGGCTCGACGGTAGCGCCCGCAGCGTGAGTGGGACTGATGCGGTGCGCGAGCATGTTGTCATACCACTTGCGCCGATCCATCTGGGAGGTGATACCGCAACCAAAGGAAGTCTTGATGTGGTTGGTACGCGGAAGGGTGAAGCCGTAGACATGCAGCTTCATCGGCACGGTACGAGCCGGCGCATCCTGCGGGCGGACCGTGACCGTGCCCTGGTAATCGCCCGGCTGGGTCCCGCGCGGAACGTAGACGGAGACCCACACGGACTCGAAGCTGCTCGCCGCTACGTCAAAGGGTGCAGTGGGCAAGAGCGGATCCGGCCACAGCCCCACGAAGGGCACAGCGTAACTGGGCTTCTCGGTCGGGATGTAGCCCACGCGTCGCCAGGTGAGATTGGCGCTGGAGAAGGGGCGCTGCCCCGCAAGACCAGCCAGGTCCGACAACTCCAGACTGACCTGGTGCAGGGGCTTGTCGAAGGCGAAGACCACCAACTGCGTGGCCTCGTACTCATGGCGAGCAGCCGAGAGGCGAAGCGGCGCCTCGACCTCGCCGCTGAAGGAGTCGTCACGCAGCATCTTCACCAGCGGGCTCTGCACGCCGAGACCGTAGGCGTCCTGACCCGAGGCGGTGATCGCCGCTGCCCGCAGACGCAGGCCATCCACGCGACGACCCAGGGCAGTGACCTCCTCGGCGAGGCCCGCCCATTCCTGCGGCGTCATGCTCTCCGGTGTCTTGGCCCGTGCCTGAAGGGCCTGGAGGTCCTTCCGCGTCTGATCGGCCGCAGGAAGCCTGCGAGCGGCCAGCGACAG
This genomic interval from Armatimonadia bacterium contains the following:
- a CDS encoding glycoside hydrolase domain-containing protein produces the protein QQVGLEPGRPARLNLCRSEVPHREASCWSATLRGFHQPSRFGHVTLGTTPAALTTLDWGTPWPGDNSLACAAQSGDSLTPALSLTAAGKTQALPLTPAGTGKFTYRFSAAGPIRLDFEAKAAGVLLSRQSFLLGLKDYQPELSALSQRLSSLSLAARRLPAADQTRKDLQALQARAKTPESMTPQEWAGLAEEVTALGRRVDGLRLRAAAITASGQDAYGLGVQSPLVKMLRDDSFSGEVEAPLRLSAARHEYEATQLVVFAFDKPLHQVSLELSDLAGLAGQRPFSSANLTWRRVGYIPTEKPSYAVPFVGLWPDPLLPTAPFDVAASSFESVWVSVYVPRGTQPGDYQGTVTVRPQDAPARTVPMKLHVYGFTLPRTNHIKTSFGCGITSQMDRRKWYDNMLAHRISPTHAAGATVEPPRFDLSAYDRLAFSVRVTSGTKSVKVRLIVGSEKAPQVLYGPLSAGEAWQEFVVDLPAGREAIQSLGLQLTDPADVTLEVKDFRAVGATGALRIAPQASQWYGGAGSEVSQGEAGSVRLVFRNEARPGEWLQDWPTAHVSVWEAGNKPASMDFGAFDEYVDRYQRQGLSAFAVGVPSTGYRQEVGQALRRLRESGTAAVAAGWEKHLRERGLLPMAYTYMADEPEPEYFATLNTILGEVHRGAPGLANMMTARGAGAKGLTGVDIWCPEVYSFNPDGAAQEQAKGREVWWYVAYSTRHPFPNYWVDYPALDCRVLWWMSWKHNLDGILYWSINYRSDRAWETAGLYPGANGDGHLVYPGSDGGVVDSIRWEAIRDGAEDYEYLWLLRECVRLAEEHGVAADLLPRARALLAIDDTVVRSFKDYNPDPSRLLAKRDEMGATLEDLCRALGGQPAEVPLQTRRVLAPTAPKPVTATPEVVQMPVGKDALALSEAGISAGALYRFEGSEGYIRDDSGAGNHGIVVGGERTAGRFGQGLKLSGDRSCVTMPPASTLLGPKSAEGTLALWVKPDYDPLQQSEDTWSGWTVFLYAQRTSGNGLPDGYNEIGLSAHGKTLFGKVNTTGDYSSYPRVPVPLRQGVWTHLALTWTPHERVLYVDGKPVARTKGNFEPTILDSCPVLVGKHPPTSRWNLKGTVDDVLVTPRALTAEQVAALTQGKL